One Methylobacterium oryzae DNA window includes the following coding sequences:
- a CDS encoding glycosyltransferase family 2 protein — MRLCICICTCERPVGLARLLKALDQQRLGSLAETALRILIIDNGRSRAAVPVVEAYRATGRFPVTYAREETRGLAAVRNRSLAEASAAGADWVALIDDDEFPDRDWLHNLLETALAAGVAACVGPVVPFFDRVPPAWAAAGGFFAKRLPVRDGYVEDGYTANALLDLRVIRALGLSFDMRFNTMGGEDTFFFRALMLAGHRIAWAETAVVYDSIPTHRMRVRWLLARWYRSGSVEAYLGRLRPETVGGRLANAGRGFVRLGGGLLRLGIAGLSLRPATLIGGGYTLCRGAGLLAAVIGLSYREYHPSRYR, encoded by the coding sequence ATGCGCCTGTGCATCTGCATCTGCACCTGCGAGCGGCCCGTGGGGCTGGCGCGCCTGCTCAAGGCCCTGGACCAGCAGCGGCTCGGCAGCCTCGCAGAGACCGCCCTGCGCATCCTGATCATCGACAACGGGCGCAGCCGCGCCGCCGTCCCGGTGGTGGAGGCCTACCGGGCGACCGGCCGCTTCCCCGTCACCTACGCCCGGGAGGAGACCCGCGGCCTCGCCGCGGTCCGCAACCGCAGCCTCGCTGAGGCCTCCGCGGCCGGCGCGGACTGGGTCGCTCTGATCGACGACGACGAGTTTCCCGACCGCGACTGGCTCCACAACCTGCTCGAGACCGCCCTCGCCGCGGGCGTCGCGGCCTGCGTCGGGCCGGTCGTGCCGTTCTTCGACCGGGTTCCGCCCGCCTGGGCGGCCGCCGGGGGCTTCTTCGCCAAGCGCCTGCCGGTCCGCGACGGCTACGTGGAGGACGGCTACACCGCCAACGCGCTCCTGGACCTGCGGGTGATCCGGGCGCTGGGCCTGTCCTTCGACATGCGCTTCAACACGATGGGCGGCGAGGACACGTTCTTCTTCCGGGCCCTGATGCTCGCCGGGCACCGGATCGCCTGGGCCGAGACGGCCGTGGTCTACGACAGCATCCCGACGCACCGGATGCGGGTGCGCTGGCTGCTGGCGCGCTGGTACCGCAGCGGCAGCGTCGAGGCCTATCTCGGCCGGCTCCGCCCGGAAACGGTGGGCGGCCGGCTCGCCAACGCGGGCCGCGGCTTCGTGCGCCTCGGCGGCGGCCTTCTGCGGCTCGGGATCGCCGGCCTGTCCCTCAGGCCGGCGACCCTGATCGGCGGCGGCTACACGCTGTGCCGGGGAGCCGGCCTGCTCGCGGCCGTGATCGGCCTGAGCTACCGGGAATACCACCCGTCGCGCTATCGCTAG
- a CDS encoding heme ABC transporter ATP-binding protein, with protein sequence MSDPALLTARDLTVTVAGRDLVRDVSLAVAGGTLQVIVGPNGAGKSTLVRLLSGAMGPTRGSVAYDGAPVATIPPWRLAATRAVLPQAARLAFPFAAAEVARIGLDGIGRGLGARDRAAILARALARADVAHLADRAYPTLSGGEQARVQFARVLCQLEAGRTVADRQVLFLDEPTASLDLRHQGALLDAAAGLAATGVAVVAILHDLNLAAAYADRLLVLDGGRLVASGRPAEVLTDDLIAGVFGVRWPVGRVPPGGQPFLLPHRGAPGRRG encoded by the coding sequence ATGTCTGATCCGGCCCTGCTCACGGCCCGCGACCTGACCGTCACGGTGGCGGGGCGCGACCTCGTGCGCGACGTCTCCCTGGCGGTGGCGGGCGGCACCCTGCAGGTGATCGTCGGCCCCAACGGGGCCGGCAAGTCGACCCTCGTCCGCCTGCTCAGCGGCGCCATGGGCCCGACCCGGGGCAGCGTCGCCTATGACGGTGCGCCCGTGGCGACGATCCCGCCCTGGCGCCTCGCCGCGACGCGGGCGGTGCTGCCGCAGGCGGCGCGCCTCGCCTTCCCGTTCGCGGCGGCCGAGGTCGCCCGGATCGGCCTCGACGGCATCGGCCGGGGCCTCGGGGCCCGCGACCGGGCGGCGATCCTGGCCCGGGCCCTCGCGCGGGCCGACGTGGCGCATCTCGCCGACCGGGCCTACCCGACCCTCTCGGGCGGGGAGCAGGCGCGGGTGCAGTTCGCCCGCGTGCTCTGCCAGCTGGAGGCCGGCCGCACGGTGGCGGACCGGCAGGTGCTGTTCCTCGACGAGCCGACCGCGAGCCTCGACCTCCGGCACCAGGGCGCGCTGCTCGACGCCGCCGCCGGGCTGGCGGCGACCGGCGTCGCCGTGGTGGCGATCCTCCACGACCTCAACCTCGCGGCCGCCTACGCCGACCGGCTGCTGGTGCTGGACGGGGGCCGGCTGGTCGCCAGCGGGCGGCCGGCCGAGGTCCTGACCGACGACCTCATCGCCGGGGTCTTCGGCGTCCGCTGGCCGGTCGGGCGGGTGCCGCCGGGCGGTCAGCCCTTCCTGCTACCGCACCGGGGCGCGCCCGGTCGGCGCGGCTAG
- a CDS encoding GGDEF domain-containing protein has translation MSPHRAPAHDLLSEPADAFSLFDTEEAVLGRSEVMLARLAEVGDGVRELAGAYRRSYHEQRRLVRLSDRMQLDLHRANQRMAEQQRALRHLNDALSAEIEHRARLEAELRRLADTDHLTDALSRRRFLQICEEVWARTQSGDTPSSVLMLDLDRFKLINDRYGHSAGDTVLKAFVETCRDSLRAVDVIGRMGGEEFAILVTGTVMAEAQVIAEALRRAVAQRPVRLEHGPLPISVSIGLAAFGPSESMSATLRRADAALYAAKHAGRDCVRCAAEPGASLT, from the coding sequence GTGAGCCCGCACCGGGCGCCGGCCCACGATCTCCTGTCCGAGCCGGCGGACGCCTTCAGCCTGTTCGACACCGAGGAGGCCGTTCTCGGCCGGTCCGAGGTGATGCTGGCCCGCCTCGCCGAGGTCGGCGACGGGGTGCGGGAGCTCGCCGGCGCCTACCGGCGCAGCTACCACGAGCAGCGCCGGCTGGTGCGGCTGAGCGACCGGATGCAGCTCGACCTGCACCGGGCCAACCAGCGGATGGCCGAGCAGCAGCGCGCCCTGCGACACCTCAACGACGCCCTCTCGGCGGAGATCGAGCACCGTGCGCGCCTCGAGGCCGAACTCCGCCGCCTCGCCGACACCGACCACCTCACCGACGCCCTGTCGCGCCGCCGCTTCCTGCAGATCTGCGAGGAGGTCTGGGCCCGGACCCAGTCGGGCGACACGCCCTCCAGCGTGCTGATGCTCGACCTTGACCGCTTCAAGCTGATCAACGACCGCTACGGCCACAGCGCGGGCGACACGGTCCTCAAGGCCTTCGTCGAGACCTGCCGCGACAGCCTGCGCGCGGTCGACGTGATCGGCCGCATGGGTGGTGAGGAATTCGCCATCCTCGTCACCGGCACCGTGATGGCCGAGGCGCAAGTCATCGCCGAGGCGCTCCGCCGCGCGGTGGCGCAGCGGCCGGTGCGCCTGGAGCACGGCCCGCTGCCGATCTCGGTGAGCATCGGCCTCGCGGCGTTCGGCCCGAGCGAGTCGATGTCGGCGACGCTCCGGCGGGCCGACGCGGCGCTCTACGCCGCCAAGCATGCCGGCCGCGACTGCGTGCGCTGCGCGGCCGAACCAGGCGCGTCCCTGACCTGA
- a CDS encoding heme/hemin ABC transporter substrate-binding protein — protein sequence MSPPGHLSRRALLAAAAAGALVPRAAAAQAAARIAALGGAVTEILYRLGAGGRIVAVDTTSLYPPEALREKPSVGYLRALSAEGLLAQQPDLIIAAEGAGPPAVLAQLREAGLRVETVTEPPNPEGVLDKIETVGRLAGLEREAEALETEVRARFADLATRRARIARAARALVVLSVQGGRTVVGGTGSSADGILALAGIGNAAAGLEGFKPMTDEAIVAAAPDAVVMMQNGPEPPKPESIFSPGTALGQTPAAARGRLVAMDGLYLLGFGPRTPEAATDLMRALYPDLPRD from the coding sequence ATGAGTCCTCCCGGCCATCTGTCGCGCCGCGCGCTCCTGGCCGCCGCGGCGGCCGGGGCGCTCGTCCCGCGCGCCGCCGCCGCGCAGGCGGCCGCCCGCATCGCCGCCCTGGGCGGGGCCGTCACCGAGATCCTCTACCGCCTCGGCGCCGGCGGCCGGATCGTCGCGGTCGACACGACCAGCCTCTACCCGCCCGAGGCGCTGCGCGAGAAGCCGAGTGTCGGCTACCTGCGGGCGCTCTCGGCCGAGGGCCTTCTGGCGCAGCAGCCCGACCTGATCATCGCCGCCGAGGGGGCCGGGCCGCCGGCCGTCCTGGCGCAGCTGCGCGAGGCCGGGCTGCGCGTCGAGACGGTGACGGAGCCGCCGAATCCCGAGGGCGTGCTGGACAAGATCGAGACGGTCGGGCGCCTCGCCGGCCTGGAGCGCGAGGCCGAGGCGCTCGAGACCGAGGTCCGCGCGCGCTTCGCCGACCTCGCGACCCGGCGCGCCCGGATCGCCCGGGCGGCCCGGGCCCTCGTCGTCCTGTCGGTCCAGGGCGGCCGGACCGTCGTCGGCGGCACCGGCTCCTCGGCGGACGGCATCCTGGCCCTGGCGGGCATCGGCAACGCGGCCGCGGGCCTGGAAGGCTTCAAGCCGATGACCGACGAGGCCATCGTGGCCGCCGCCCCCGACGCGGTGGTGATGATGCAGAACGGGCCCGAGCCGCCGAAGCCCGAGAGCATCTTCTCCCCCGGCACGGCCCTCGGCCAGACGCCGGCGGCGGCGCGGGGGCGGCTGGTGGCCATGGACGGCCTCTACCTCCTCGGGTTCGGGCCGCGCACGCCCGAGGCCGCCACCGACCTGATGCGGGCGCTCTACCCGGACCTGCCGCGTGACTGA
- a CDS encoding FecCD family ABC transporter permease, producing MSRRAAPWVLGVLAALVLAAALLSVSLGAIPIPPDRVFAVLIGEGSDPARARDGLVILSIRLPRTLLGLLVGAGLAVSGALMQGLFRNPLADPALVGVSSGAGLAAAVIIVLGDRILAGLGLPGPLPYAALPAGAFLGGLCATLILYALATRSGRTAVATMLLAGIALGALSGALTGLLTFVSDDRQLRDLAFWSLGSLGGATWSKVAASAPLILPVLAAVPLLGRGLNALVLGEAEAFHLGVPVERLKRACIVLVAVAVGASVAAAGVIGFVGLVVPHALRLLIGPGHRLLLPASALLGGAFLVLADVVARRVAAPAELPIGIVTALVGAPVFLWLLLGRVRPDDV from the coding sequence GTGAGCCGCCGCGCGGCGCCCTGGGTGCTGGGTGTCCTGGCGGCCCTGGTGCTCGCCGCCGCCCTGCTCTCGGTGAGCCTCGGGGCGATCCCCATCCCGCCGGACCGGGTCTTCGCGGTCCTGATCGGGGAGGGGAGCGATCCGGCCCGCGCCCGCGACGGGCTTGTGATCCTCTCGATCCGCCTGCCCCGCACCCTGCTCGGGCTGCTGGTCGGGGCCGGGCTGGCGGTCTCGGGGGCGCTGATGCAGGGGCTGTTCCGCAACCCCCTGGCCGATCCGGCGCTGGTCGGGGTCTCGTCGGGGGCGGGGCTCGCGGCCGCGGTGATCATCGTCCTGGGCGACCGGATCCTCGCCGGGCTGGGGCTTCCCGGGCCGCTGCCCTACGCCGCGCTGCCGGCCGGAGCCTTCCTCGGCGGCCTGTGCGCGACCCTCATCCTCTACGCCCTCGCCACCCGGTCCGGGCGCACCGCGGTGGCGACGATGCTGCTCGCGGGGATCGCGCTGGGGGCGCTGAGCGGCGCGCTGACCGGCCTGCTGACCTTCGTCAGCGACGACCGGCAACTGCGCGATCTCGCCTTCTGGTCCCTGGGCAGCCTCGGCGGGGCCACCTGGTCCAAGGTCGCGGCCTCGGCGCCGCTGATCCTGCCGGTGCTGGCCGCGGTCCCGCTCCTCGGCCGCGGCCTGAACGCCCTCGTCCTCGGCGAGGCCGAGGCGTTCCATCTCGGCGTCCCGGTGGAGCGGCTGAAGCGCGCCTGCATCGTGCTGGTGGCGGTCGCGGTGGGCGCCAGCGTGGCGGCGGCGGGGGTGATCGGCTTCGTCGGCCTCGTGGTGCCGCACGCCCTGCGGCTGCTGATCGGCCCGGGGCACCGGCTGCTGCTGCCGGCCTCGGCACTCCTCGGCGGCGCCTTCCTGGTCCTCGCCGACGTGGTGGCGCGCCGCGTCGCCGCGCCCGCCGAGCTGCCGATCGGGATCGTCACAGCGCTGGTCGGCGCGCCGGTCTTCCTGTGGCTGCTTCTCGGCCGGGTGCGACCGGACGATGTCTGA
- a CDS encoding DUF6894 family protein gives MPSRFYFDIENGEETIRDAQGVEAADLAEALAEARSVIDEMAGELEVAGPAGAWTLVVRDATGAEVGRVPIKG, from the coding sequence GTGCCCAGTCGCTTCTATTTCGACATCGAGAACGGCGAGGAGACGATCCGCGACGCGCAGGGCGTGGAAGCCGCGGACTTGGCCGAGGCGCTCGCGGAGGCCCGCAGCGTGATCGACGAAATGGCGGGTGAACTGGAGGTCGCGGGACCGGCCGGCGCGTGGACGCTCGTCGTGCGCGACGCCACCGGCGCGGAGGTCGGCCGGGTGCCGATCAAGGGCTGA
- a CDS encoding glycosyltransferase family 2 protein, whose protein sequence is MSDARGTFVDVSFIMAAHDAAPWIETAIRSALAQTGVAVEVVAVDDGSRDGTASVLARLAEADPRVRVIPLADAGPGTPRGPSSARNAALNAARGRWIAILDADDLILPDRTRTLLDLALAADADIVADNPIPFTDMFDPQGPGMLEGGREPYLFEIDLAKYIASNQLLSRVTKLGYLKPMMRAEILRRHGIRYDEGVRIGEDFLLCLEALAAGARFVVTTYAGYGYRRGPTSLSHRLRQADIARLDAAFAARAEHGRLAEARSRSAEIRHGSRAYRDGLAVTRLIAQVIEAAQAGRWRAGATLALRHPRIWRFLAATLLAAAGKRLRPRPHAHPIGQR, encoded by the coding sequence TTGTCCGATGCTCGGGGCACCTTCGTGGACGTCTCCTTCATCATGGCCGCGCACGACGCGGCGCCCTGGATCGAGACGGCCATCCGTTCCGCCCTCGCCCAGACCGGCGTCGCCGTGGAGGTGGTGGCGGTCGATGACGGCTCGCGGGACGGGACCGCCTCCGTGCTGGCGCGCCTGGCGGAAGCCGATCCGCGGGTTCGCGTCATTCCTCTCGCCGATGCCGGACCGGGCACGCCCCGGGGCCCGTCGAGCGCCCGGAACGCGGCGCTGAACGCCGCCCGGGGCCGGTGGATCGCGATCCTCGACGCCGACGACCTGATCCTGCCCGACCGCACCCGAACCCTGCTCGATCTCGCGCTCGCGGCGGATGCCGACATCGTCGCCGACAACCCGATCCCGTTCACCGACATGTTCGACCCGCAGGGGCCGGGCATGCTGGAGGGGGGCCGGGAGCCGTACCTGTTCGAGATCGACCTCGCCAAGTACATCGCCAGCAACCAGCTGCTCAGCCGGGTGACCAAGCTCGGCTACCTCAAGCCCATGATGCGCGCCGAGATTCTGCGCCGGCACGGCATCCGGTACGACGAGGGCGTCCGGATCGGGGAAGATTTCCTGCTGTGCCTGGAAGCCCTCGCGGCGGGGGCGCGGTTCGTGGTCACCACCTACGCGGGCTACGGCTACCGGCGCGGGCCCACCTCCCTGTCGCACCGGCTGCGCCAGGCCGACATCGCGCGCCTCGACGCGGCCTTCGCGGCCCGGGCCGAGCACGGCCGCCTCGCCGAGGCGCGGTCGCGCTCCGCCGAGATCCGCCACGGCAGCCGCGCCTACCGCGACGGCCTCGCGGTGACGCGGCTGATCGCCCAGGTCATCGAGGCGGCCCAGGCCGGCCGCTGGCGCGCGGGCGCGACCCTGGCGCTCCGGCATCCCCGGATCTGGCGGTTCCTGGCCGCGACGCTGCTGGCGGCGGCGGGCAAGCGCCTGCGGCCGCGGCCGCACGCCCACCCGATCGGACAGAGGTAA
- a CDS encoding DUF1987 domain-containing protein, with protein sequence MDRITLPRTERSPEVDFDFASGRLVLRGESYPEDAAAFFGPLLQALRGHLAATEASPITFDVALAYFNSSSAKALMNLFMPLEDAAAEGRPVTIRWMFGTDDDVIQEAGEDFAADFAHARFEMIASVPA encoded by the coding sequence ATGGACCGCATCACGCTGCCCCGGACCGAGCGCTCGCCCGAGGTCGATTTCGACTTCGCGTCGGGGCGGCTCGTCCTGCGCGGCGAATCCTACCCGGAGGACGCCGCCGCGTTCTTCGGCCCGCTGCTGCAGGCCCTGCGCGGCCACCTCGCGGCGACCGAGGCGAGCCCGATCACCTTCGACGTCGCGCTCGCCTACTTCAACTCGTCGAGCGCCAAGGCGCTGATGAACCTGTTCATGCCCCTGGAGGACGCCGCCGCCGAGGGGCGCCCGGTGACGATCCGCTGGATGTTCGGCACCGACGACGACGTGATCCAGGAGGCCGGCGAGGATTTCGCGGCCGACTTCGCGCATGCCCGGTTCGAGATGATCGCGAGCGTCCCCGCGTGA
- a CDS encoding SpoIIE family protein phosphatase, translating to MSGPDTALDSPRPAGGIRGARPLRTGDALARLGFADIDPVPAAGGAGRAGGLRGAGPIRRGDPLSKRGFADVLAAGAPADELMKPGALRGAARGRDLDSLSHTLFLRIYPVIGALLLLTQLGIAWVTYTDQLRLYGDRAHLLARLTAAAIARPDWARDPDAYDGPLKALAAEPDFAHAVLRDAAGHVVGTAGAAPPARGWSTLSAQADLSVPGRAGPAGSLTVTVSTKALRDNAAWQVMLALGASVGLMIAFVVTLHATVRRHVMAPLMRLLLAMREIEHKRWTTVELGGAYRPSNEIDVISQAFNRMVEGLRSGDAAKQLLVELEQAHDRLERANRQVVESIGYARRIQDSVLPDRNALAGAGVEVAVLWEPLHVVGGDYFWLEEIDGLCVIAVADCTGHGVPGAFLTLIVATALDRLLHERGLRAPAAILAGLDAMVRTQLRQDGRGAESDDGLDCGLCVWDRAAGTLHFAGAGLSLTVVRDGVAERVRGGRRGLGYPRPARDGQPEDVVADIAVPVAGATFYLMTDGITDQMGRAAPDRAPRLLGRRGVADSLLRHADLPLAAQTVALEADLDAYRGTEARRDDMTLVAFRLPPATAAG from the coding sequence GTGAGCGGACCTGACACGGCCCTGGACAGCCCGCGTCCCGCCGGGGGGATCCGCGGCGCACGACCGCTGCGGACCGGGGATGCCCTGGCGCGGCTCGGCTTCGCCGACATCGATCCGGTCCCGGCCGCCGGCGGCGCCGGGCGCGCGGGCGGCCTGCGCGGGGCCGGCCCGATCCGCCGGGGCGATCCCCTGTCGAAGCGCGGCTTCGCCGACGTGCTGGCCGCGGGCGCGCCCGCGGACGAGCTGATGAAGCCCGGCGCCCTGCGCGGGGCGGCCCGAGGCCGCGACCTCGACAGCCTGTCCCACACCCTGTTCCTGCGCATCTACCCGGTGATCGGTGCCCTCCTGCTGCTGACCCAGCTCGGGATCGCCTGGGTGACCTACACCGACCAGCTCCGGCTGTACGGCGACCGGGCGCATCTCCTCGCCCGGCTCACCGCCGCGGCGATCGCGCGGCCCGACTGGGCGCGCGACCCGGACGCCTACGACGGCCCGCTCAAGGCCCTGGCCGCCGAGCCCGATTTCGCCCACGCCGTCCTGCGCGACGCCGCGGGCCACGTCGTCGGGACGGCGGGCGCGGCGCCCCCCGCGCGGGGCTGGTCCACCCTCTCGGCCCAGGCCGACCTGTCGGTGCCCGGCCGCGCCGGCCCGGCGGGCAGCCTGACCGTCACGGTCTCCACGAAGGCGCTGCGGGACAACGCGGCGTGGCAGGTGATGCTCGCCCTCGGCGCCAGCGTCGGGCTGATGATCGCCTTCGTGGTCACCCTGCACGCCACCGTGCGCCGCCACGTCATGGCGCCGCTGATGCGGCTGCTGCTCGCCATGCGGGAGATCGAGCACAAGCGCTGGACGACCGTGGAGCTCGGGGGCGCCTACCGGCCGAGCAACGAGATCGACGTCATCAGCCAGGCCTTCAACCGCATGGTCGAGGGCCTGCGGAGCGGCGACGCCGCCAAGCAGCTCCTCGTCGAGCTGGAGCAGGCCCACGACAGGCTGGAGCGCGCCAACCGCCAGGTGGTCGAGAGCATCGGCTACGCGCGGCGCATCCAGGATTCGGTGCTGCCGGACCGCAACGCCCTGGCGGGCGCGGGGGTCGAGGTCGCGGTGCTGTGGGAGCCGCTCCACGTCGTCGGCGGCGACTATTTCTGGCTGGAGGAGATCGACGGCCTCTGCGTGATCGCGGTGGCCGACTGCACCGGCCACGGCGTGCCCGGCGCGTTCCTGACCCTGATCGTCGCGACCGCCCTCGACCGGCTGCTGCACGAGCGCGGCCTGCGCGCGCCGGCGGCGATCCTGGCCGGGCTCGACGCGATGGTCCGCACGCAGCTCCGCCAGGACGGCCGCGGCGCCGAATCGGATGACGGGCTCGATTGCGGCCTGTGCGTCTGGGACCGCGCGGCCGGGACGCTGCACTTCGCCGGCGCCGGCCTGTCGCTCACGGTGGTCCGGGACGGCGTGGCCGAGCGCGTCCGCGGCGGCCGCCGGGGGCTCGGCTACCCGCGCCCCGCCCGTGACGGGCAGCCGGAGGACGTCGTCGCGGACATCGCCGTTCCGGTGGCGGGCGCCACCTTCTACCTGATGACGGACGGCATCACCGACCAGATGGGCCGCGCGGCGCCCGACCGGGCGCCGCGGCTCCTCGGCCGGCGCGGCGTGGCCGACAGCCTCCTGCGCCACGCCGACCTGCCCCTCGCCGCCCAGACCGTGGCCCTCGAGGCCGATCTCGACGCCTATCGCGGGACCGAGGCCCGGCGGGACGACATGACCCTGGTGGCGTTCCGGCTTCCTCCGGCGACCGCCGCCGGCTGA
- a CDS encoding L-talarate/galactarate dehydratase gives MAEDAVTGIRLRSVALPLRTPISDAKVLTGRQKPMTEIAILFCEVESREGHRGLGISYSKRAGGPGQFAHAREIAPALLGVDPSDIAKAWDTLAWAGASAGRSGLAVQAIGAFDVALWDLKARRAGLSLAKLLGAQRDSVRCYNTSGGFLHTPLEELLVNTDHARAKGIGGVKLKVGQPDWAEDIRRVSRVREHLGDAFPLMVDANQQWDRPTAMRMGRTFERFNLIWIEEPLDCLDAAGHAALAAALDTPVATGEMLTSVAEHWDFIRQGGADFLMPDAPRVGGITPFLKVAALAEFAGLTIAPHFSMELHIHLAAALQREPWVEHFEWLEPLFNERLELEDGRMRVPTRPGLGLSLSEQALAWTRETAGFGSLG, from the coding sequence ATGGCTGAGGACGCCGTCACCGGGATCCGCCTGCGGTCTGTCGCCCTGCCGCTGAGGACCCCGATCAGCGACGCCAAGGTGCTCACCGGCCGCCAGAAGCCGATGACCGAGATCGCGATCCTGTTCTGCGAGGTCGAGAGCCGGGAGGGCCATCGCGGCCTCGGAATCAGCTATTCCAAGCGCGCCGGCGGGCCGGGCCAGTTCGCCCATGCTCGCGAGATCGCTCCGGCGCTGCTCGGGGTGGATCCGAGCGACATCGCCAAGGCCTGGGACACGCTCGCCTGGGCCGGCGCCTCGGCCGGCCGCAGCGGCCTCGCCGTCCAGGCGATCGGTGCCTTCGACGTGGCCCTGTGGGATCTCAAGGCGCGGCGGGCCGGCCTGTCGCTCGCCAAGCTCCTCGGGGCGCAGCGCGACTCGGTGCGCTGCTACAACACCTCGGGCGGCTTCCTGCACACGCCGCTGGAGGAGCTGCTCGTCAACACCGACCACGCCCGGGCGAAGGGCATCGGCGGCGTCAAGCTGAAGGTCGGCCAGCCGGACTGGGCCGAGGATATCCGCCGGGTCTCGCGGGTGCGCGAGCATCTGGGCGACGCCTTCCCGCTCATGGTCGACGCCAACCAGCAATGGGACCGGCCGACCGCGATGCGGATGGGCCGGACCTTCGAGCGCTTCAACCTGATCTGGATCGAGGAGCCCCTCGACTGCCTGGATGCCGCCGGGCACGCGGCCCTGGCCGCCGCCCTCGACACGCCGGTCGCCACCGGCGAGATGCTGACGAGCGTCGCCGAGCACTGGGACTTCATCCGCCAGGGCGGCGCCGACTTCCTGATGCCCGACGCGCCGCGGGTCGGCGGCATCACGCCCTTCCTCAAGGTGGCGGCGCTCGCCGAGTTCGCCGGGCTGACGATCGCGCCGCACTTCTCGATGGAGCTGCACATCCACCTCGCCGCCGCGCTGCAGCGGGAGCCCTGGGTCGAGCATTTCGAGTGGCTGGAGCCGCTGTTCAACGAGCGGCTGGAGCTGGAGGACGGCCGCATGCGCGTGCCGACCCGGCCGGGCCTCGGCCTCTCCCTGAGCGAGCAGGCGCTGGCCTGGACGCGCGAGACCGCCGGGTTCGGCAGCCTCGGCTGA
- a CDS encoding SiaB family protein kinase: MRASDFRSFHEASKRSGVILSFGGDLSENILFSLGEVLKLRMRHEETDAAVAKRVFSIFVEQAQNVIRYSADKVAPAEPPGPARVSAGMIAVGTEEGRFFVVCGNEVGRTEVPRLRERLDEIATLSSDELRKVYREKLRQPPDEGSLGGSIGLIEIARRSSAPVEYDFQDLGAERSLFCLKAFI, from the coding sequence TTGCGAGCGAGCGATTTCCGATCCTTCCACGAGGCGTCGAAGCGCAGCGGCGTGATCCTGTCGTTCGGCGGAGATCTCTCGGAGAACATCCTGTTCTCGCTCGGGGAAGTGCTGAAGCTGCGCATGCGGCACGAGGAGACCGACGCCGCGGTCGCCAAGCGCGTCTTCTCGATCTTCGTCGAGCAGGCCCAGAACGTGATCCGCTACTCGGCCGACAAGGTCGCGCCCGCCGAGCCGCCGGGCCCCGCCCGGGTCAGCGCCGGCATGATCGCCGTCGGCACCGAGGAGGGGCGGTTCTTCGTGGTCTGCGGCAACGAGGTCGGCAGGACCGAAGTGCCGCGGCTGCGCGAGCGGCTCGACGAGATCGCCACCCTGTCGAGCGACGAGCTCAGGAAGGTCTACCGCGAGAAGCTGCGCCAGCCGCCGGACGAGGGCAGCCTTGGCGGCAGCATCGGACTGATCGAGATCGCCCGCCGGTCGAGCGCCCCGGTCGAGTACGACTTCCAGGATCTGGGCGCGGAGCGCAGCCTGTTCTGCCTCAAAGCCTTCATCTGA